In Oscillatoria sp. FACHB-1406, the sequence GGCTAAATGACCGAGACCTTCTTTAGAGCCTAACAAAGGTAGAGCTTCGCTGTTAGGGTCGAGAGCCACGCCATAGCGACGATTGTACCAGCGCGCGATCGCGCTGCGAAAATTCGCCGTCCCTTCAAAGGGCGGATAGCCGTGATTTTTAGGGTCTGCCAACGCCGCCGTTACTGCATCGATAACGGGCTGGGGGGCCATACCATCGGGGTTGCCCATACCGAGGTCAATTAAATCTAAACCTTGTTCTCTAGCCCGGGCTTTAAGTTCGTCGAGGCGGGCAAAAACGTAAGGAGGTAGCGTACTCAGTCGTTGGGCGGGGGCAATCCAGTTCAAACTCATCAGCACAGGGAGGCGTGAAAGGGAAATTTTCATTCTCGCACGCTTGCGATCTCATTTCGCAATCTTCCCGCCTCGAGTTTTTATTTAAGTACGCGCGTAAGTAATTTAACCAAAATGGGAAAACTAGCTGTAGTTTTTAGAATCTCGACTCAGTACCTATCTTTCATTACGATCGCGCAATCGCTCGCACCGTCAACTTCACACCTATGCCTAAGATTGTCAATTTGCACCAATATTCGAGAAAAGAGCGCAAAAATCCTCATTCTGCAAGGGGCAGATTCATGAATGCAACTGCACAACCCACTATCGCAACCGAGCGCCTAATTTTACGCCCTTTTACTTTAGATGATGCGCCGGACGTTCAGCGTTGGGCAGGCGATCGTGACATTGCTGCCTCAACTTTACGCATTCCCCATCCCTATCAAGATGGATTAGCCGAAGCTTGGATCGGTTCGCATCCTCAAGCTTTTAAAGAAGGGAAAGCCGTTCATTTTGCCGTCGTCGCGCGCGAAACAGAGCAATTGTGCGGTGCAGTCGGACTCGGACTTGATATCGCTAATATCCATGCCCAACTCGGCTATTGGATTGGCAAACCTTTTTGGGGACGAGGCTACTGCACTGAAGCAGCTAAAGCTACGGTTCGCTATGGTTTTGCCGCCCTAAAATTGCATCGTATCTATGCCAACCACTTTACGCGGAATCCGGCTTCGGGACGAGTCATGCAAAAACTGGGCATGATGCACGAAGGGTGTCTGCGCCAGCATACTTGGAAGTGGGGCAATTTTGAAGATGTCGAACAGTACGGTTTGCTCAAAGCCGAGTGGCAATCGATGCGTTTTTTAGAAAAACCTAGAGCGATAGAAACCCCTCACAATTGATCGCAAGGGATATAAAAGTACAAAGGTGGGCAATTTTGCTCACCTATAAGTAGAGACTTCGCCTTAAGGAAGCAATGAATTTGTACGAACGTTGTCAATTATCCATTGTCGAATGGCACTGACTTAAGGCTGGTGGGCGCTGCCCACCCTACGAAATATCAATGCTTTGGGTGATTTTTCAACTCTTATTTCAGTGCCATTCATCCATTGTCAATTATCAATACTGGCTTGTAACCAGGAATCTAACTCGCCGCGATCTTCAAGTTCGTGCAAGTCATCGCATCCGCCGACGTGACGGTCGTTAATAAAAATTTGAGGCAAGGAACGCCGTCCGTTTGCCCGTTTTGCCATTTGAGCGCGCGCCGTTTCGTCGCCATCGATGCAATACTCAGTGAATTCAACTCCTTTTTCCTTGAGTAATGCTTTGGCTCGAATACAAAAGGGGCATCGACTCCAAGTATAAATTTCAACTTTTGCCATACGGTTTGCTACGAAATATTAATTTATAGTTAATATTAAACTCTATTTTGCCTTTTTCAGGTATAGAGATTAAGACTTATAAGGGCAAGGCGCAAGGCGATCGCGACGGCAGCCCCGATCGCGGTATTAATAATATTAACCACTTCATTGGTCAGCCAATCGAATTTTGCTTGTAGGGTTGCACCGATAACGCTTTCTAGGTTAGTGGCGACAAAGGCAGCGAGAAGACAGCACAGAATATCCCACGGCGCGATTAACCTAATTGCGAGCGCCAAAACCGCGATCGCGCCCGAACCAACAATTCCCGCGATCGTTCCCTCCAAGCTTACCGCGCCTTCGGTTCCCCTGGCTACGGGTTGCAGCGTCGTAATCAAAAAAGTGCGTTTTCCGTAAGCTTTCCCAACTTCACTCGCTGTGGTATCCGAAAGTTTGGTACTGAAACTCGCCACGTAACCCAGAATAGCTAAAGCGCGCGCCGTAGGAGGAATAAATAAGGTTGCTAGCGCGCAAATTGCTGCCGTTAGCGCCGAACCCCAAACATTTTCCGGTCCGCGCGCGCCAGAACGCTTTTCGGCAATGCCTGCGGCTTCTTTTTCCTTCATTCCGATATAGGTTACCGCCGAACCGACTAAAAAATAAAAGGCGACGACAACGTAACCCTGCCATCCTAGCGTTCCCCACACGATAACGCCTAAGAGTCCGGCATTGAGAATCCCAGCAGGAGTCAGTAACTTTTTGGGGGCGAACCACACCAAGCTTAATAAAACGGTGTTAAGCAGGATGCCGACAATCCAAGGATTTGTCATGTTAATGAGTTATGAGTTATGAGTTATGAGTGGTGAGTAATAAATTACGAACTACGAATTACGAATTACGAATTACGAATTACGAATTAGTGTTAAGTTCTAAACTGCGAAAATAAATGCTGCCGACCCAGCCGAGAAAGGCAAGATAAGCGATCGCTTGACCTAAGAATAACGTTTGTCGGTAGCCGAATAAGGTTTTTAGCAAAATTCCGGGAAATTGTTTGTCGGGTAGGGTTTGCGAGAAGTCCCACAATTGCGGCCCTAATAGGCAAGATGCACGATTAGAGAAGCATAATACTGAATATTGCGGGTCGATTTGTCCTGAAAGCGCGATCGCGGCATCCAAATGCTTGAGCGCACCGATAACTAAACCGCCGACAATTAACAGTAAGAAAATTCCCATCACTTGGAAAAAGCGGCGGATGTTGATTTTAACGCCGAAGCGAAATAGGGCAAATCCCATCAACGCCGCAGAAGTTAGCCCTAGTATCGCACCGACAGCCGGAGAAACCCAGCCGCGCTGAAATTGGGCGGCAATAAAGAGGACGGTTTCAAAGCCTTCTCGCGCGACGGCGATAAAAATGAGGGCAAATACGCCCCAAGCTGCATTGTTAGTATTTTCTAATGCTGCCGCGATCGCGCCCTCGACTTCTGCTTTTAACGACTTCGCTTGCTGCGTCATCCATACCAGCATCCAACTCAACATCGCGATCGCAAAAATTCCCAATCCCGCTTCCAACAATTCCTTAAAAACCGGCGCGTATAGCGCATTTGAGGCAGCAAGTTGTTGGAGAAGGCCACCTAAGATTGCTCCAAGCAACACCGAAGCTAAAATACCACCGAGAATGCCCAATTGCACCGAGCGATACAGTTGCGTTTGCTGGGCTTTTTGCAAACAAGCACAGACAATCCCCACCACTAAAGCCGCTTCAAACCCTTCTCGTAGCGTCACTAGGAAAGTGGGTAAAGCGGCACTCGACGCGATCGCATTTAACCCCAATCCCCCTCCAGTCCCCATAAGCATCGTAGCTGACAACATCTTCTCTTCTGTCTCCTAAACTTTCAGATGCGCGACTTGACGCAACTTAAGCAGTCTTCTACCAACCTGGATCGAGAGCGCTCCCTCCTTATCTTGACACGCTTTACCAAGTTCGTTCGACGCTCGATACGCTTACATTTGATATTTTTCACAAAAATCGATCCCAAAGATCTATTTTACAATTGTTCACAAAACTTAGTAGAATAGAGGCAACACACAACTAAGTATTTTTGCTCACCATGACAGCGGATGGATTCCCCTGGCTGACCGCGATTGTTTCGCTCCCTCTCATCGCATCCTTAATCATCCCCATCGTCCCCTCGAAAGGTGGCAAGCGAGTGCGTTGGTATGCCCTGAGCGTTGGCATCGCAGACTTTGTGCTCATGTGCTTCGCTTTCTCCCAACATTACGACGCGAGCAAGTCAACCTTTCAAATGGTTGAAAAATTCGCTTGGATGCCTCAATTAGGTTTAAACTGGACGCTTTCTGTTGATGGCGTTTCGATGCCCCTAGTCTTGTTAGCCGGATTTGTTACGACTTTAGCCATGTACTCCGCTTGGCAAGTCAATGTCAAACCCCACCTCTTCTACTTTCTGATGTTGGTGCTGTACTCGGCTCAAATTGGGGTATTCGTCGCCCAAGACTTGCTCCTGCTTTTCATCATGTGGGAGATCGAACTCATTCCGGTTTACCTGTTGGTTTCCATCTGGGGCGGGCCGAAACGTCGCTACGCTGCAACTAAATTCCTACTGTATACCGCTGCTGCTTCCATTTTTATCCTCGTCGCAGCATTAGGAATGGGACTTTACGGCGGCGGCAACTTAACCTTTGATATCGTCGAACTCGGTGCGAAAAATTACCCCCTCGCCCTCGAACTTCTTTTATACGCAGGATTGCTCGTTGCCTTCGGGGTTAAACTTGCAATCTTCCCCCTCCACACTTGGCTTCCTGACGCGCACGGCGAAGCTTCTGCACCTGTCTCGATGATTTTAGCGGGTGTGTTATTGAAAATGGGCGGCTACGGCTTAATTCGCTTAAACATGGGACTGTTAGGCGACGCTCACGTTTACTTTGCTCCGATTCTCGCAACCCTCGGTGTCATCAACATTATTTACGGCGCGCTAACGTCCTTCGGACAG encodes:
- a CDS encoding GNAT family N-acetyltransferase, translated to MNATAQPTIATERLILRPFTLDDAPDVQRWAGDRDIAASTLRIPHPYQDGLAEAWIGSHPQAFKEGKAVHFAVVARETEQLCGAVGLGLDIANIHAQLGYWIGKPFWGRGYCTEAAKATVRYGFAALKLHRIYANHFTRNPASGRVMQKLGMMHEGCLRQHTWKWGNFEDVEQYGLLKAEWQSMRFLEKPRAIETPHN
- a CDS encoding NAD(P)H-quinone oxidoreductase subunit 4, which gives rise to MTADGFPWLTAIVSLPLIASLIIPIVPSKGGKRVRWYALSVGIADFVLMCFAFSQHYDASKSTFQMVEKFAWMPQLGLNWTLSVDGVSMPLVLLAGFVTTLAMYSAWQVNVKPHLFYFLMLVLYSAQIGVFVAQDLLLLFIMWEIELIPVYLLVSIWGGPKRRYAATKFLLYTAAASIFILVAALGMGLYGGGNLTFDIVELGAKNYPLALELLLYAGLLVAFGVKLAIFPLHTWLPDAHGEASAPVSMILAGVLLKMGGYGLIRLNMGLLGDAHVYFAPILATLGVINIIYGALTSFGQANMKRRLAYSSVSHMGFVLLGIASFTDLGISGAMLQMLSHGLIASLLFFLAGVTYDRTHTLMMDEMSGIGTLMPKVFALFTAGAMASLALPGMSGFASELSVFVGLTTSDIYSSSFRTVTVFLSAVGLILTPIYLLNLLRQVFYNCGSDLSCGISPANKNGNEEAVCFGTSCVLPSEAHYNDASLREVFIAACFLIPIIGIGFYPNLAMKVYDATTVAINAEVRQAHTEIAHTNPRIYADNVLSLPSTLKPEVATLAGIVK
- a CDS encoding FTR1 family protein, with amino-acid sequence MLSATMLMGTGGGLGLNAIASSAALPTFLVTLREGFEAALVVGIVCACLQKAQQTQLYRSVQLGILGGILASVLLGAILGGLLQQLAASNALYAPVFKELLEAGLGIFAIAMLSWMLVWMTQQAKSLKAEVEGAIAAALENTNNAAWGVFALIFIAVAREGFETVLFIAAQFQRGWVSPAVGAILGLTSAALMGFALFRFGVKINIRRFFQVMGIFLLLIVGGLVIGALKHLDAAIALSGQIDPQYSVLCFSNRASCLLGPQLWDFSQTLPDKQFPGILLKTLFGYRQTLFLGQAIAYLAFLGWVGSIYFRSLELNTNS
- the grxC gene encoding glutaredoxin 3, whose translation is MAKVEIYTWSRCPFCIRAKALLKEKGVEFTEYCIDGDETARAQMAKRANGRRSLPQIFINDRHVGGCDDLHELEDRGELDSWLQASIDN
- a CDS encoding TIGR00297 family protein; this encodes MTNPWIVGILLNTVLLSLVWFAPKKLLTPAGILNAGLLGVIVWGTLGWQGYVVVAFYFLVGSAVTYIGMKEKEAAGIAEKRSGARGPENVWGSALTAAICALATLFIPPTARALAILGYVASFSTKLSDTTASEVGKAYGKRTFLITTLQPVARGTEGAVSLEGTIAGIVGSGAIAVLALAIRLIAPWDILCCLLAAFVATNLESVIGATLQAKFDWLTNEVVNIINTAIGAAVAIALRLALISLNLYT